In Streptomyces chartreusis NRRL 3882, the following are encoded in one genomic region:
- a CDS encoding iron-containing redox enzyme family protein, with protein sequence MEHDRGEPGLPTPRGPLSRGVEAYLRGAGRLPRLEDVARAAVYGEDLQLALYLCYELHYRGFAGVSPDREWDPDLLRTRAALEHRFLSALRSDARVHDGVDEALADLLVEPVDGSGVSHFLRDEGELWHLREYAAQRSLYHLKEADPHAWVLPRLWGRAKAGMAAVEFDEWGGGRADRVHARLFADLMKDLGLDTRYGRYLDAASAEALVTVNLMSLFGLHRSLRGALVGHFATVEITSSPGSRRLAEAMRRAGAGRAAEHFYDEHVEADAVHEQVVRHEVIGGLLEVEPHLAPDVAFGIDATGFVEDRFGARLLADWRASRSSLRAPLAPEAAHIS encoded by the coding sequence ATGGAGCACGACCGTGGAGAACCAGGACTGCCCACCCCGCGCGGCCCGCTGAGCAGGGGCGTCGAGGCCTACCTGCGGGGCGCGGGCCGGCTGCCCCGGCTGGAGGACGTCGCCCGTGCCGCGGTGTACGGCGAGGACCTCCAGCTTGCCCTGTACCTGTGCTACGAGCTGCACTACCGCGGGTTCGCGGGGGTGTCCCCCGACCGCGAGTGGGACCCCGACCTGCTGCGCACCCGGGCTGCCCTGGAGCACCGCTTCCTGTCCGCCCTGCGCTCCGACGCCCGGGTCCACGACGGCGTGGACGAGGCGCTGGCGGACCTCCTGGTCGAGCCCGTCGACGGCTCGGGCGTCAGCCACTTCCTGCGCGACGAAGGCGAGCTGTGGCACCTGCGCGAGTACGCGGCCCAGCGCTCCCTCTACCACCTGAAGGAAGCGGACCCGCACGCCTGGGTGCTGCCGCGGCTGTGGGGCCGGGCGAAGGCGGGGATGGCGGCGGTGGAGTTCGACGAGTGGGGCGGCGGCCGAGCCGACCGCGTGCACGCCCGGCTGTTCGCCGACCTGATGAAGGATCTGGGCCTGGACACCAGGTACGGCCGCTATCTCGACGCGGCGTCCGCCGAGGCCCTGGTCACGGTGAACCTCATGTCCCTCTTCGGCCTGCACCGGTCCCTCAGGGGCGCCCTGGTCGGCCACTTCGCGACGGTCGAGATCACCTCGTCGCCCGGTTCGCGGCGGCTCGCCGAGGCGATGCGCCGGGCCGGCGCCGGGCGGGCGGCCGAGCACTTCTACGACGAGCACGTCGAGGCCGACGCGGTCCACGAGCAGGTCGTGCGCCACGAGGTCATCGGCGGCCTGCTGGAGGTGGAGCCGCACCTCGCCCCGGATGTCGCGTTCGGGATCGACGCCACCGGATTCGTCGAGGACCGCTTCGGCGCCCGGCTGCTCGCCGACTGGCGTGCGTCACGTTCGTCACTGCGTGCACCGCTTGCCCCTGAAGCCGCCCATATCTCCTGA
- a CDS encoding NHLP bacteriocin export ABC transporter permease/ATPase subunit, translated as MTAVQGHEGDLVLNAFGQMGSRIDCAGFNRLDLEGPQVLWLVAAGAVDLFAVDAGQQGHWHHLGRLEAGSLVLGPVPGPQHTLVARPLRDCVVHRIGLRELYQPANTATWSYDEYGNPQYVPPTTSPLEYALALGVGRSQSILFQAPMANERAAVPTDDDVFWMQVPPGSVQYGSLYGAEAAADLLMDPALWQSMVDQQYRLLTTLDRWIEQLERTHESRTAEGIKAGEAVRAQADRTLLASIGKRSSKRTTAADADATYAACKLVAQAAGISLTEPTQKGTGGDRLDPVEQVALASRVRTRAVRLDGRWWRDNVGPLVGHRALSGAPVALLWRRGGYVAVHPSTGRETPVEKANADEFEPRAVMFYRPLPERGLSPLRLLRFCMRGTRGDLTGLLLSGLVTVAIGALVPIATGKVLGEFVPKAQTDLIVQVCLAVMLTSVVSAAFMLLQNLTILRLEGRVEATLQPAVWDRLLRLPTRFFTERSTGELASAAMGISSIRRLLAGVGPTVAQSVTVGAMNLGLLLWFSVPMAMAAIGMLVVIAAVFLGLGLWQVRWQRRLVVLSNKLNNQAFQTLRGLPKLRVAAAENYAYAAWASQFARSRELQQKVGRIKNLTSVLGAVYLPLCTLLMFMLLAGPARGSMSAAAFLTFNTSVTMVLTSVTQLTSSFVSAVAALPLFEEIKPVLDATPEVRTASTRPGPLSGALEARRLSFRYSDDGPLVLDDVSFEVRPGEFVAVVGPSGCGKSTLLRLLIGFDRPVSGSVLYDGQDLAALDQSAVRRQCGVVLQHAQPFTGSILDVICGTEPYTPEEAMAAAEMAGLAEDIKRMPMGLHTIVSGSGAVSGGQRQRLMIAQALIRRPRILFFDEATSALDNETQRTVIESTKALNATRIVIAHRLSTVMDADRVVVMEDGKVVQQGPPAQLLADTSGRLHELVRRQMT; from the coding sequence ATGACGGCCGTTCAGGGACACGAGGGCGACCTCGTCCTCAACGCCTTCGGGCAGATGGGCTCGCGCATCGACTGCGCCGGGTTCAACCGCCTCGATCTGGAGGGTCCGCAGGTGCTGTGGCTGGTCGCGGCGGGTGCCGTCGACCTGTTCGCGGTGGACGCCGGCCAGCAGGGCCACTGGCACCACCTCGGCCGGCTGGAGGCGGGCTCACTGGTGCTCGGCCCGGTCCCGGGCCCGCAGCACACCCTGGTGGCCCGCCCGCTGCGGGACTGCGTGGTGCACCGCATCGGCCTGCGCGAGCTGTACCAGCCCGCCAACACCGCGACCTGGTCGTACGACGAGTACGGCAACCCGCAGTACGTGCCGCCGACGACGAGCCCGCTGGAATACGCCCTCGCCCTGGGGGTCGGCCGCAGCCAGTCCATCCTCTTCCAGGCGCCGATGGCGAACGAGCGGGCCGCCGTCCCCACGGACGACGACGTGTTCTGGATGCAGGTGCCGCCGGGCAGCGTCCAGTACGGCTCGCTGTACGGCGCGGAGGCCGCGGCCGACCTGCTGATGGACCCGGCGCTGTGGCAGTCCATGGTCGACCAGCAGTACCGGCTGCTGACCACGCTGGACCGCTGGATCGAACAGCTGGAGCGCACCCACGAGTCGCGCACGGCCGAGGGCATCAAGGCCGGTGAGGCGGTGCGCGCCCAGGCCGACCGGACGCTGCTCGCCTCCATCGGCAAGCGGTCGTCCAAGCGGACCACCGCGGCCGACGCCGACGCCACGTACGCGGCGTGCAAGCTCGTCGCGCAGGCGGCCGGGATCAGCCTCACCGAGCCCACCCAGAAGGGCACGGGCGGTGACCGCCTCGACCCGGTCGAGCAGGTGGCCCTGGCCTCCCGCGTCCGTACCCGGGCCGTGCGCCTGGACGGCCGCTGGTGGCGGGACAACGTCGGGCCGCTGGTCGGTCACCGGGCGCTGTCCGGTGCGCCGGTGGCGCTGCTGTGGCGGCGTGGCGGATATGTGGCGGTCCATCCGTCCACCGGCCGTGAGACGCCGGTCGAGAAGGCCAACGCCGACGAGTTCGAGCCGCGCGCGGTGATGTTCTACCGCCCGCTGCCCGAGCGGGGACTGAGCCCCCTGAGGCTGCTGCGGTTCTGTATGCGGGGCACCCGGGGCGACCTGACGGGACTGCTGCTCAGCGGACTGGTCACGGTGGCGATCGGCGCACTGGTGCCCATCGCGACCGGCAAGGTGCTCGGTGAGTTCGTGCCGAAGGCGCAGACGGACCTCATCGTGCAGGTGTGTCTGGCGGTGATGCTCACCAGCGTGGTGTCGGCGGCCTTCATGCTGTTGCAGAACCTGACCATCCTGCGGCTGGAAGGCCGGGTCGAGGCCACGCTCCAGCCGGCCGTGTGGGACCGGCTGCTCAGGCTGCCCACGAGGTTCTTCACCGAGCGCTCCACCGGCGAACTGGCCAGCGCGGCCATGGGCATCAGCTCGATCCGCAGGCTGCTGGCGGGAGTCGGGCCGACGGTCGCCCAGTCGGTGACGGTCGGGGCGATGAACCTGGGGCTGCTGCTGTGGTTCAGCGTGCCGATGGCGATGGCGGCGATCGGCATGCTCGTCGTCATCGCGGCCGTGTTCCTGGGGCTCGGGCTGTGGCAGGTGCGGTGGCAGCGGCGGCTGGTCGTGCTCTCCAACAAGCTGAACAACCAGGCCTTCCAGACGCTGCGCGGCCTGCCCAAGCTGCGGGTGGCCGCCGCCGAGAACTACGCGTACGCCGCGTGGGCGTCCCAGTTCGCGCGCAGCCGTGAGCTCCAGCAGAAGGTCGGCCGCATCAAGAACCTCACGTCGGTGCTGGGCGCGGTGTATCTGCCGCTGTGCACGCTGCTGATGTTCATGCTGCTGGCGGGTCCGGCCCGGGGCTCGATGTCGGCGGCCGCGTTCCTCACCTTCAACACCTCGGTGACGATGGTGCTGACCTCGGTGACCCAGCTGACGAGCTCGTTCGTCTCCGCCGTGGCCGCGCTGCCGCTGTTCGAGGAGATCAAGCCGGTGCTGGACGCGACACCCGAGGTGCGCACGGCGAGCACGCGGCCGGGCCCGCTGTCCGGGGCGCTCGAGGCGCGGCGGCTGTCCTTCCGCTACTCGGACGACGGTCCGCTGGTGCTGGACGACGTGTCGTTCGAGGTACGGCCGGGCGAGTTCGTCGCGGTCGTCGGCCCCAGCGGCTGCGGCAAGTCGACGCTGCTGCGCCTGCTGATCGGCTTCGACCGCCCGGTGTCGGGCAGCGTCCTCTACGACGGTCAGGACCTGGCCGCGCTCGACCAGTCGGCGGTGCGCCGCCAGTGCGGTGTGGTGCTCCAGCACGCGCAGCCGTTCACCGGCTCGATCCTGGACGTCATCTGCGGTACCGAGCCGTACACGCCGGAGGAGGCGATGGCGGCGGCCGAGATGGCCGGTCTCGCCGAGGACATCAAGCGGATGCCGATGGGCCTGCACACCATCGTCTCGGGCAGCGGCGCCGTCTCCGGCGGCCAGCGCCAACGGCTGATGATCGCCCAGGCGCTGATCCGCCGACCGCGCATCCTCTTCTTCGACGAGGCGACCAGCGCCCTCGACAACGAGACCCAGCGCACGGTCATCGAGAGCACCAAGGCCCTCAACGCCACCCGGATCGTCATCGCCCACCGGCTGTCGACCGTGATGGACGCCGACCGGGTCGTGGTGATGGAGGACGGCAAGGTCGTCCAGCAGGGCCCGCCCGCCCAGCTGCTCGCCGACACGAGCGGCCGGCTGCACGAGCTGGTACGGCGCCAGATGACGTGA
- a CDS encoding protease inhibitor, with product MRNTARWAMTLGLTATAVCGPLTGAALASPGQAPTALYAPSALVLTVGHGESAAAATPERAVTLTCAPTASGTHPVAGSACAELRGVGGDIHALTARGGVMCTKQYDPVVVTVDGVWQGQRVSYERTFSNECVKNAYGSGVFAF from the coding sequence ATGCGGAACACCGCGCGCTGGGCCATGACCCTCGGCCTGACGGCCACCGCCGTCTGCGGACCCCTCACCGGGGCCGCGCTCGCCTCTCCGGGTCAGGCCCCCACCGCGCTCTACGCCCCGTCGGCCCTCGTCCTCACGGTGGGCCACGGTGAGAGCGCGGCCGCCGCGACTCCGGAACGCGCGGTCACCCTGACCTGTGCCCCGACAGCCTCCGGCACGCACCCGGTCGCCGGCTCCGCCTGCGCGGAACTGCGCGGCGTCGGCGGCGACATCCACGCCCTGACCGCGAGGGGCGGCGTGATGTGCACCAAGCAGTACGACCCGGTGGTCGTCACCGTCGACGGTGTCTGGCAGGGCCAGAGGGTCTCGTACGAGCGCACGTTCTCCAACGAGTGCGTGAAGAACGCCTACGGTTCCGGCGTCTTCGCGTTCTGA
- a CDS encoding HemK2/MTQ2 family protein methyltransferase → MYAPQEDTELLAGALSDEPLPQGAEVLDVGTGTGALALEAARRGLRVTAVDVSRRAVWAARLNAVRAGLPVRIRHGNLFDPVRGESFDLILANPPYVPAPDGSGRPPHGAARAWDAGDDGRLVVDRICREAPDLLRPGGVLLLVQSALSGPDLTVRCLRSSGLKAAVTRRRRIPFGPVLRGRERWLRERGLLPAAEDKEELVVVRAELPV, encoded by the coding sequence GTGTACGCCCCGCAGGAGGACACCGAGCTGCTGGCCGGTGCCCTGTCCGACGAGCCGCTGCCGCAGGGCGCGGAGGTCCTGGACGTCGGCACGGGCACCGGTGCCCTGGCTCTGGAGGCCGCGCGCCGAGGCTTGCGTGTGACCGCCGTGGACGTGTCGCGGAGGGCGGTGTGGGCCGCGCGACTGAACGCTGTGCGGGCGGGGCTCCCGGTCCGCATCCGGCACGGGAATCTCTTCGACCCGGTGCGCGGCGAGTCGTTCGACCTGATCCTGGCCAACCCGCCGTACGTGCCGGCGCCGGACGGCTCCGGACGGCCGCCGCATGGCGCGGCCCGCGCCTGGGACGCGGGCGACGACGGACGGCTGGTCGTGGACCGGATCTGCCGGGAGGCGCCCGACCTGCTGCGTCCGGGCGGGGTGCTGCTGCTGGTGCAGTCCGCGCTCAGCGGCCCGGACCTGACCGTCCGCTGTCTGCGCTCGTCGGGCCTGAAGGCCGCGGTGACGCGCCGGCGACGGATCCCGTTCGGCCCGGTGCTGCGTGGCCGGGAACGCTGGCTGCGGGAGCGGGGGCTGCTGCCCGCCGCCGAGGACAAGGAAGAGCTGGTGGTCGTCCGTGCCGAACTCCCCGTCTGA
- a CDS encoding CDGSH iron-sulfur domain-containing protein, producing MPNSPSDRSAAPRRVTVQRKGPLLMEGPVEVELEDGSVVTSDRFRVALCTCRRSRRYPWCDTSHRDRA from the coding sequence GTGCCGAACTCCCCGTCTGACCGGTCCGCGGCGCCGCGCCGCGTCACGGTCCAGCGCAAGGGTCCACTGCTGATGGAAGGCCCGGTGGAGGTGGAGCTGGAGGACGGTTCCGTCGTCACCTCGGACCGCTTCCGCGTGGCCCTGTGCACCTGCCGCCGCAGCCGCCGCTATCCGTGGTGCGACACGAGCCACCGCGACCGGGCCTGA
- a CDS encoding purine-cytosine permease family protein translates to MSSPAERPPGAEPPSPAASPPSLTEVETHGVDRIPDAERTATALDLFRLAFGGANTFSTCVLGAFPILFGLSFWQGLAATLLGVVAGALILCPMAVFGPVNGTNNAVSSSAHLGVHGRVVGSFLSLLTAVAFFSISVWSSGDALVGGAHRLFDLDRGDVSYAVAYALFAVLVLAVCVYGFRFMLFVNKIAVTSASALFLIGAVAFAGDFDPSYAGVFTDSADAATTALFWPSFIGAALIVLSNPVSFGAFLGDWSRYIPASTSRRKVMGAAFLSQLATLLPFLFGLTTASIIAHKAPRYVDPAAPDYVGGLLAISPGWFFLPVCLLALIGGMATGTTALYGTGLDFSSVFPRLSRVRATLLVGALSIGFIFAGRFGLDLVRSISTFATVIITCTTPWMVVMMLGYWTRRGWYDPEALQVFNRRQRGGRYWFAHGWNWRGMTAWWVSALLGVLFTNIPGQFVGPLGDLAGGVDISLPLSLVVAAVLFLTLLRLFPEPRAVYGPEGARLARTVEVPVPPITGPGAEGALSDPSATLPA, encoded by the coding sequence TTGTCCTCGCCGGCCGAACGTCCCCCGGGCGCCGAACCCCCCTCCCCCGCCGCGTCTCCCCCGTCCCTGACGGAGGTCGAGACCCACGGTGTCGACCGCATCCCCGACGCCGAGCGCACCGCCACCGCGCTGGACCTGTTCCGGCTCGCCTTCGGCGGCGCCAACACCTTCTCCACCTGCGTCCTCGGCGCCTTCCCGATCCTGTTCGGCCTCTCCTTCTGGCAGGGTCTCGCGGCCACGCTCCTCGGGGTCGTCGCGGGCGCGCTGATCCTGTGCCCGATGGCGGTGTTCGGCCCGGTCAACGGCACCAACAACGCCGTGTCGTCCTCGGCACACCTGGGCGTGCACGGCCGTGTGGTCGGCTCGTTCCTCTCCCTGCTGACGGCCGTCGCGTTCTTCTCCATCTCGGTGTGGAGCTCCGGCGACGCCCTGGTCGGCGGCGCCCACCGGCTGTTCGACCTCGACCGGGGCGACGTCTCCTACGCCGTCGCGTACGCGCTGTTCGCGGTGCTGGTCCTCGCCGTGTGCGTCTACGGCTTCCGGTTCATGCTGTTCGTCAACAAGATCGCGGTGACCTCGGCGAGCGCGCTGTTCCTGATCGGCGCCGTGGCGTTCGCGGGGGACTTCGACCCCTCGTACGCGGGCGTCTTCACCGACTCGGCGGACGCGGCGACGACGGCCCTGTTCTGGCCGTCGTTCATCGGGGCGGCGCTGATCGTGCTGTCGAACCCGGTGTCGTTCGGGGCGTTCCTCGGCGACTGGTCGCGCTACATCCCGGCGAGCACGTCGCGCCGGAAGGTGATGGGGGCCGCGTTCCTGTCACAGCTCGCGACGCTGCTGCCGTTCCTGTTCGGTCTGACGACGGCGAGCATCATCGCGCACAAGGCACCGCGGTACGTCGACCCGGCGGCCCCTGACTACGTGGGCGGACTGCTCGCGATCTCGCCCGGCTGGTTCTTCCTGCCGGTCTGCCTGCTCGCGCTGATCGGCGGCATGGCGACGGGCACGACGGCGCTGTACGGGACCGGGCTCGACTTCTCGTCGGTGTTCCCGAGACTGTCCCGGGTCCGGGCGACACTGCTGGTCGGCGCCTTGTCGATCGGGTTCATCTTCGCGGGCCGGTTCGGGCTCGACCTCGTGCGGTCCATCTCCACCTTCGCCACGGTGATCATCACCTGCACCACGCCGTGGATGGTCGTGATGATGCTGGGCTACTGGACCCGGCGCGGCTGGTACGACCCGGAGGCGCTCCAGGTCTTCAACCGCCGTCAGCGCGGCGGTCGTTACTGGTTCGCGCACGGCTGGAACTGGCGGGGCATGACCGCCTGGTGGGTGTCGGCGCTGCTCGGTGTCCTCTTCACCAACATCCCCGGGCAGTTCGTCGGGCCGCTGGGCGATCTCGCGGGCGGCGTCGACATCAGTCTGCCGCTGTCGCTGGTCGTGGCGGCGGTGCTGTTCCTGACGCTGCTGCGGCTGTTCCCCGAACCCCGGGCGGTGTACGGGCCCGAGGGCGCGCGGCTGGCCCGGACCGTCGAGGTACCGGTGCCGCCGATCACCGGGCCCGGCGCCGAGGGGGCGCTGTCAGACCCTTCGGCTACGTTGCCGGCATGA